The following proteins come from a genomic window of Mariniflexile sp. TRM1-10:
- the nirK gene encoding copper-containing nitrite reductase, with the protein MKHLNLSLVFSVASMLFLTSCFDNKETVYDNAADIPVNREMIAELTSPPHVPTPVGKRKAKKLIIKMEILEKEGEMTDGVRYVYWTFGGTVPGSFIRTRVGDEVEFHLQNHPDNKLPHNIDLHAVTGPGGGAESSFVAPGHEKVFSFKTINPGLYVYHCATAPVGMHIANGMYGLILVEPDGGLPLVDKEYYIMQGDFYTKGANGERGLQPFDMQKAVDEHADYVVFNGKVGALTGDNAITAKVGETVRLFVGNGGPGLVSSFHVIGEIFDRVHIEGGDLINKNVQTTLIPAGGAAMIEFRVDVPGTFILVDHSIFRAFNKGALGMLKVEGEEDKKIYSGEIRDDIYLPEGPGIQTMPTTGEIIASEVPAKSFEEQMEFGKQAYMQTCFACHQGEGQGVPNAFPPLAKSDYLNADVDRAIGVVLNGLTGEITVNGQKYNSVMTRQMLSSDEIANVLTYVYNSWGNSKKIVTKAMVDKVKQKK; encoded by the coding sequence ATGAAACATTTAAATTTATCACTTGTGTTTTCTGTAGCCAGTATGCTATTTTTAACATCTTGTTTCGATAACAAAGAAACGGTTTACGACAACGCAGCAGACATTCCTGTAAACAGAGAAATGATTGCGGAATTAACATCGCCACCCCATGTGCCAACGCCAGTTGGAAAAAGAAAAGCAAAAAAGCTTATCATAAAAATGGAGATTCTTGAAAAAGAAGGAGAAATGACCGACGGCGTGAGATATGTATATTGGACCTTTGGAGGTACTGTGCCCGGCAGTTTTATTAGAACACGTGTTGGCGATGAAGTAGAGTTCCATTTACAGAATCATCCAGATAATAAATTGCCACACAATATTGATTTACACGCCGTTACCGGACCAGGAGGTGGTGCCGAATCATCATTTGTGGCACCTGGGCATGAAAAAGTGTTTTCGTTCAAAACCATAAACCCAGGATTGTACGTGTACCATTGCGCTACGGCGCCTGTTGGCATGCACATTGCCAACGGTATGTATGGTTTAATTTTAGTAGAACCTGATGGTGGTTTACCGCTAGTAGATAAAGAATACTATATTATGCAAGGCGATTTTTATACAAAAGGCGCTAATGGCGAACGTGGGTTACAGCCTTTCGATATGCAAAAAGCTGTGGATGAACATGCCGATTATGTTGTTTTTAATGGCAAAGTTGGTGCACTTACTGGCGACAATGCCATAACAGCCAAAGTTGGCGAAACCGTTAGACTCTTTGTGGGTAACGGTGGGCCAGGATTGGTATCGTCTTTTCATGTTATTGGAGAAATATTTGATCGCGTACACATAGAAGGTGGCGATTTAATTAATAAAAATGTCCAAACTACTTTAATTCCTGCTGGTGGTGCTGCTATGATAGAATTTCGTGTAGACGTACCAGGAACATTTATTCTAGTGGACCACTCTATTTTTAGAGCCTTTAACAAAGGAGCCTTAGGCATGCTGAAAGTAGAAGGCGAAGAAGACAAAAAAATATACTCAGGAGAAATACGCGACGACATTTATTTGCCTGAAGGCCCTGGTATTCAAACGATGCCAACAACTGGTGAAATTATAGCTTCAGAAGTACCTGCAAAATCGTTTGAAGAACAAATGGAATTTGGAAAACAAGCCTATATGCAAACTTGCTTTGCTTGTCACCAAGGTGAAGGACAAGGCGTTCCAAACGCTTTCCCGCCATTGGCAAAATCCGATTACTTAAATGCCGATGTAGATAGAGCCATTGGGGTTGTACTTAACGGACTAACAGGAGAAATCACCGTAAATGGTCAGAAATACAACAGCGTTATGACACGGCAAATGTTATCATCCGATGAGATTGCAAATGTATTAACCTATGTCTATAATAGTTGGGGCAACTCCAAAAAAATAGTTACTAAAGCTATGGTAGATAAAGTAAAACAAAAGAAATAA
- a CDS encoding hemerythrin domain-containing protein, translating into MSQKPLKRHKALQPLSREHHHGLLLSWKIRAGFSKNIEPERIKVYADWFFKTHLIPHFEMEEQFVFPVLESNNELVKKALEDHTLLKRLFEDDHIEIALSQIEKALDEHIRFEERVLFPEIQKAATELELLEIEKIHQETDFVDKLDDQFWK; encoded by the coding sequence ATGTCGCAGAAACCACTTAAACGTCACAAAGCGTTACAACCTTTAAGCAGAGAGCATCACCATGGTTTATTGCTATCATGGAAAATTAGAGCAGGATTCAGCAAAAATATTGAACCAGAACGCATCAAGGTGTATGCCGATTGGTTTTTTAAAACACATTTAATTCCGCATTTTGAAATGGAAGAACAGTTTGTTTTTCCGGTTTTGGAATCAAATAATGAGCTTGTAAAAAAAGCACTAGAAGACCATACACTTTTAAAGCGTTTATTTGAAGATGACCATATAGAAATTGCTTTAAGCCAGATTGAAAAAGCACTAGATGAACATATTCGATTTGAAGAACGCGTTTTGTTTCCGGAAATTCAAAAAGCGGCTACCGAATTGGAATTACTGGAGATAGAAAAAATTCATCAGGAAACGGATTTTGTGGATAAGCTTGATGATCAATTTTGGAAGTAA
- the ric gene encoding iron-sulfur cluster repair di-iron protein, which translates to METISKNTQKQIGHFVAEDFRTAAVFTKYKIDFCCNGNRTIEEACTKKGIDSNMLIDELETVLSSKTDQTIDYKSWPLDLLAEYIEKKHHRYVEEKIPILRQFLDKLCNVHGERHPELFEINKLFTASAGELTAHMRKEELVLFPFVKRMVNAKLGHTTIQPPPFGTVENPIAMMMQEHDNEGVRFRQIAELTNNYTPPADGCNTYIVTFAMLNEFEQDLHLHIHLENNILFPEAIKLEQQFG; encoded by the coding sequence ATGGAAACAATAAGTAAAAACACCCAAAAACAAATAGGGCACTTTGTTGCCGAAGATTTTAGAACCGCAGCGGTATTTACAAAATATAAAATTGATTTTTGTTGCAATGGCAACAGAACCATTGAAGAGGCCTGCACTAAAAAAGGCATAGACAGTAATATGCTAATTGATGAACTTGAAACCGTTTTGAGCTCTAAAACAGACCAAACGATTGATTATAAATCATGGCCTTTAGATTTATTGGCAGAATATATTGAGAAAAAGCATCACCGCTATGTGGAAGAAAAAATCCCCATTTTGCGTCAGTTTTTAGATAAATTGTGTAACGTTCATGGCGAAAGACATCCAGAATTGTTTGAAATTAATAAACTTTTTACAGCTTCAGCAGGTGAATTGACAGCTCACATGAGAAAAGAAGAATTGGTTCTTTTTCCTTTTGTGAAAAGAATGGTGAACGCAAAATTGGGACATACTACCATACAGCCGCCACCATTTGGAACAGTTGAGAACCCAATAGCTATGATGATGCAAGAGCACGATAATGAAGGGGTACGCTTTAGACAAATTGCTGAGTTGACAAATAACTACACGCCACCTGCCGATGGTTGTAATACCTACATAGTTACCTTTGCCATGTTAAACGAGTTTGAACAGGATTTACATTTACACATTCATTTAGAGAATAATATTCTATTCCCCGAAGCTATTAAATTAGAACAACAATTTGGTTAA
- a CDS encoding RrF2 family transcriptional regulator, which yields MFSKACEYGIKASIFIAINSYEGKRVSPKEIAEEINSPQAFTAKILQALVRHKVINSVKGAYGGFEVDKNELKYIKLSQIVKAIDGDNIYNGCGLGLEKCDENHPCPVHDKFKGVRDELKQMLENTSLEELALNIKSGASFLKA from the coding sequence ATGTTTTCAAAAGCTTGTGAGTATGGTATTAAAGCGTCTATTTTCATTGCGATAAATTCGTATGAAGGTAAACGTGTAAGCCCAAAAGAAATAGCTGAAGAAATCAATTCTCCGCAAGCATTTACGGCAAAAATTTTGCAGGCATTGGTAAGGCATAAAGTTATTAATTCAGTAAAAGGCGCTTATGGCGGTTTTGAGGTTGATAAAAATGAGCTTAAATACATTAAGCTTTCGCAAATTGTAAAGGCCATTGATGGCGATAACATTTATAACGGATGTGGTTTGGGTTTAGAAAAGTGCGATGAAAACCATCCCTGTCCAGTGCATGATAAGTTTAAGGGCGTTAGGGATGAACTAAAACAAATGTTAGAGAACACCAGTTTGGAAGAACTTGCCCTGAACATAAAATCGGGCGCGTCTTTTTTAAAGGCTTAA
- a CDS encoding SCO family protein: protein MKYLKYISLVLITTLAFQSCKSDKKSKDDITEVYQCPMQCEGDKTYSEKGSCPICKMDLTLVENNSELVEDGGISEESIFNLTSIWHTEEGKAIQLKDLKGKTLVMVMIYTSCKAACPRLVADMRHIESQIPDEKTKNTQFVMVSIDPETDTPEKLKAFAKENLMDDIHWTFLQGSESGVREFANVLSVKYKEISPIDFSHSNIISVFNPQGELKHQQEGLGVDNKDTIETILQMTP, encoded by the coding sequence ATGAAGTATTTAAAATACATATCTCTAGTCTTAATAACCACTTTAGCATTTCAAAGCTGTAAATCTGATAAAAAATCAAAAGACGATATTACTGAAGTATATCAGTGTCCTATGCAATGTGAAGGCGATAAAACGTATAGCGAAAAAGGAAGTTGCCCGATTTGTAAGATGGACTTAACGCTTGTTGAAAACAACTCAGAATTAGTGGAGGATGGTGGAATTTCAGAAGAATCCATATTCAATTTAACTTCTATTTGGCATACTGAAGAAGGCAAGGCTATTCAACTTAAAGATTTAAAAGGAAAAACTTTGGTAATGGTCATGATTTATACCTCATGTAAAGCAGCTTGTCCCCGATTGGTTGCCGATATGCGTCACATTGAATCTCAAATTCCCGATGAAAAAACAAAAAATACTCAGTTTGTTATGGTAAGCATCGACCCAGAAACCGACACCCCCGAAAAACTAAAAGCCTTTGCCAAAGAAAACCTTATGGACGACATACATTGGACTTTTTTGCAGGGTAGCGAAAGTGGTGTTCGTGAGTTCGCCAATGTGTTATCGGTAAAATACAAAGAAATTTCACCTATAGATTTTTCACATTCCAACATCATATCTGTATTCAATCCGCAAGGGGAACTAAAGCACCAACAAGAAGGCCTGGGAGTTGACAATAAAGACACCATTGAAACTATTTTACAGATGACACCCTAA
- a CDS encoding formylglycine-generating enzyme family protein: protein MKYHAFRILLALLVLQPMLFAQSKGMVSIKGNRYIPLYGRDSTVVEVKDFEMDIYPVTNAEYVAFVKKYPKWQKTKSIKLFVDDSYLSNWKNDLELKDSEKPDSPVTYVSWFAAKDYCECQGKRLPTVDEWEYVAMADETTKDARVKPSYNKQILAWYEAPRSNENSIGRTPKNAWGVHDLHGLVWEWTLDFNSVLITGESRKDVDKDSNLFCGSAAVNATDLMNYAAFMRYAIRGSLKAKYSMKNLGFRCVKDINLK, encoded by the coding sequence ATGAAATACCATGCCTTTAGAATATTGCTTGCTTTATTAGTGCTTCAGCCCATGCTTTTCGCACAATCTAAAGGCATGGTTTCCATAAAAGGGAATCGTTATATCCCACTATACGGAAGAGATTCTACCGTTGTTGAAGTAAAAGATTTCGAAATGGACATCTATCCTGTTACAAATGCAGAATATGTTGCTTTTGTTAAGAAATATCCAAAGTGGCAAAAAACGAAAAGCATCAAATTATTTGTGGATGATAGCTATTTATCGAATTGGAAAAATGATTTAGAACTTAAAGATTCAGAAAAACCAGATAGTCCTGTTACCTATGTGTCTTGGTTTGCTGCTAAAGACTATTGTGAATGTCAAGGCAAGCGTTTACCAACCGTTGATGAATGGGAATATGTGGCTATGGCTGACGAAACAACCAAGGATGCGCGTGTGAAGCCTTCATACAACAAACAGATATTAGCTTGGTATGAAGCCCCTCGATCTAATGAAAATAGCATTGGACGCACACCAAAAAATGCTTGGGGTGTACACGATTTACATGGTTTGGTTTGGGAATGGACTTTAGACTTTAACTCCGTTTTAATTACTGGAGAATCAAGAAAAGACGTTGACAAGGACAGCAATCTTTTTTGTGGTAGTGCCGCAGTAAATGCTACCGATTTAATGAATTATGCTGCTTTTATGCGTTATGCCATTCGTGGTAGCTTAAAAGCCAAATATTCTATGAAAAATTTAGGATTTCGTTGTGTGAAAGATATCAATCTAAAATAA
- a CDS encoding DUF438 domain-containing protein → MVETLTEGHPVKVYYTESALIQDLILELKDVNPIEDFQKYLNIFNQLTTIEKRFARKENQLFPYLEKHGWEGPSQGMWSFHDNLREQIKLLNNYNVKKDIEKIIENIPYLLNGIERLLTIEDIRLFPNAMELITEEEWKDFYIGDEEIGWMLKEKPTPYPAVAKEEAYLHPSQDHSQRDLSFSLENTFHYDEGYMTPEQVNLLLSFLPVDITFVDENDKVIFYNRGNDRVFARSKGIIGREVRFCHPPKSVNMVLRIVEEFRLGTKDVAEFWFNFKGRIIHIRYFAIRDKNKTYKGVVEMSQDVTDIQKLEGEKRLLDWD, encoded by the coding sequence ATTGTTGAAACCTTAACAGAAGGACACCCCGTAAAAGTCTATTATACTGAAAGCGCTTTAATACAAGATTTAATTTTAGAATTAAAAGACGTCAATCCTATTGAAGATTTTCAGAAATATTTAAATATTTTCAACCAATTAACCACCATTGAAAAACGTTTTGCACGAAAAGAAAATCAATTATTTCCTTATTTAGAGAAGCATGGTTGGGAAGGCCCCAGTCAAGGCATGTGGTCGTTTCATGATAATTTGCGGGAACAAATAAAGTTATTAAATAACTACAACGTTAAAAAAGATATTGAAAAAATTATTGAGAATATCCCCTATTTATTAAATGGCATCGAACGCTTGTTGACTATTGAAGATATAAGACTGTTTCCAAACGCCATGGAACTGATAACCGAAGAAGAATGGAAGGATTTTTATATAGGTGACGAGGAAATTGGTTGGATGCTAAAAGAAAAACCAACACCTTATCCTGCAGTTGCAAAAGAAGAAGCCTACCTTCATCCAAGTCAAGATCACAGTCAGAGGGATTTATCATTTTCGTTAGAAAACACCTTTCATTACGATGAAGGTTATATGACACCTGAACAAGTCAATTTACTTTTAAGTTTTTTACCTGTCGATATTACCTTTGTTGACGAAAACGATAAAGTTATTTTCTACAATCGAGGAAACGACCGTGTTTTTGCAAGAAGCAAAGGCATCATTGGTCGAGAAGTACGGTTTTGCCATCCGCCAAAAAGCGTTAATATGGTGTTACGTATTGTTGAAGAATTCAGATTAGGCACTAAAGATGTTGCTGAATTTTGGTTTAATTTTAAAGGAAGAATCATCCATATCCGGTATTTTGCCATCCGGGATAAAAACAAAACATATAAAGGTGTTGTTGAGATGTCTCAGGATGTAACCGATATTCAAAAACTTGAAGGTGAAAAAAGATTATTGGATTGGGATTAA